In Methanobrevibacter wolinii SH, the sequence CACGTCTTGCACATTCAATCTTAGATTTACCTTCACCATCATAAGTACCACATACATAATCATCTTCACTAATTAAGTCAAGAATTCTATAAACATCAGCAGTTTCTGCAAATAATTCAGAACCTACCCTATATTCAATAGTTTTACCATTTTTACTAAGAGGTACTTTATATAAAAATGAACAAAGATTAGTTCTTAAAGTTCCAGTATATACTAATTCACCAGTACCTAATCTTTCCATATCTGAACGACCTTTAGCACATTCTTTACCATTTTTAACAGGTATAATATCAGTAGTAGTACTTCCAGTATCTACAAAAATACAATTATTTGAGATCTTTGCAGCTATAGGTGCTGTAGCAATCCAATTTGCAGCAGCAGCTTTTAATGGATTTTCTATAATACCATCAATATCTACTACTCCATCAAGAGTAACAAAACCTAATGGTAAATCAAATAAATCATTAGCTTTATTTGCAATATCTAAAACTCCATCTTTTTTAGTTTCATATGCATCTACAAGTTCTGCAGTCATTGAAATACCTACACCATCAAGTTCATCAATTGGACATATTTTTTCAATAAGTTCAGTTAAAACAGTTTGTAAAGTATCATTATCACTCCACATGGGTAAATAAGATAAATCAATTTCTATATTTTCAATTTCTCCATTATCAAAATTAATAATAGCTACCTTAGTGTTTGCTCCACCAATATCAAATCCTGCTATTTTCATTAAAAATAACCTCTATAATATTCAATAATAAATAATTAAACTCAAATCTAATTAATATAATAATTAAATTCAAGCAAAAATCTAACTAATATAAAACTTAAATAAACAATTTAAGTTAAAATAAATCTAACTAATATAATACTTAAATAAAATAATTCAAGCTAAACTAAATTTAATCTAATAGATTAAAATATAAAACATTTAATCGCTTTTTAAAAAAAATAATTTTAAATAATTGTTTTTAATCATAAAATCTAAAATATTAATTTATATTATTCAAGTTTCAAATTTTAAATTTATTATTCTATATAAATAATATTAACTAATTTCTAAATTATAATATAATTAATAAGTTAATAATTTATGATAATATAAATTAAAAAAATTAGAAAAATAAAATAGAAAATTAAATAGTTTCTATTTTTAATTGACCATTATCTTTAATAAATTTTACACTAGATTTAAAGGACAAATCATCAATATCCTCAATAGATAATTTACCGTCTATTAAATCTATTATAGTCTGTCCAATATTTATGTTTAAAACTTTTCTAAGACCTACATAAGGTGTTGTAAAACGTGAATTTATTTCAATAAGATATGGAATATAATCATCATTTTCTTCTTTTACTATTAAATCAACACCAACAAAACCTTTTAAACCTTCAATACTTTCAATGGCTTTTTTAGCAACTGCAAATATTTTATCTTTTGCTGGATGATTATAAGGTAACTCACCACCAAGATAATTACCTACATCATTTTTTAAACTAACATACTGCTTATTTAAACTAATAGGTAAAGCTTTTTTTCCATCAGAAAGAAGACTTACACTTAAAACTTCACCTTCAACAAATTCTTGAACTAAGATACCATTTCCTTCAGGGAATAAATCATCTAATTCATCAATGTCAGATTTACTAGAAATAATTTTAATATTTTCACAATCAACACCATTTAATGGTTTTGCAATTAATTTATTCTTAATTTCTAAATCATCAGGAATAGGACCTACTTCACAATTTTCTCCAGGAACATTAATTGCTTTAAGATTGTATTCAATTGGTTTTTTCCAATATATCTTTGGATTATTTATAACTTTATAAGTTAAAGGTAAAGAATCACATTTATATTGTAATGCCATAAATGTTTCAAATTTATCAGAACAAATTCTAGTTGATTCTGTATCAGAAACATAAAGTTTTACATTATTTTCTTCTAAAAAATGAGTAATATCATATAAGTTATTATCTTCTTCAGAAGAAATAAATATAGACCTATTAAATTTATTTACATTATCTATTAAAAAATCTTCTAATGCATTTTCACTTTTATCTTCATCTAAAATAATTAAATTAAGATTTTTATCTTTTCCAAGATAAGAATACTTTTTACTTAATAATAAGTAAACATCTTCATTTTCTAAATCATCAACTAAACCACTAATAAGAGCAGCAGCTTCAGAACTTATACATAAATCATCTAATCCAGTAGCAGTATAATATTCAAATACTAATATTGAATCCTCATTTACATTACTTAAATCATATTCCATGATATCATCTATTAAATAGTTATAATTTTAAAAGAGCATAAATTAAAATTTTACTTAATCATATTAGTTAATTATTATATTTATTAAATAATATAATTGAATCCTTAATATTTGTGTTTTCTTGTGGGAAAACCATCTTATCTTCTTTATATATTACCCTTACTAAAGTATTATATTTATCTTCAAATTCTTTAACAGTAATATCTTCAGATATTTGTTTCATTTCAACTTTAAACCCGGAATATATTGTTTCAGGAGATTCAATTTTCAAATTATCTTTATTATAAGCATCTTCAATAATATCTAACATTTGACTAGCTGCATTACCATTACCATATGGGTTTTTAGCATTTTTCATTTTATTATAAAAATCTTTATCATTTAAAATTTTACTTGCTGTTTTAAGAATATAATCTTTATCAGCACCTACAAGAATATTTCCACCTGCTTCTACAGTTTCAGGCCTTTCTGTATTATATCTTAATGTTAATGCAGGTACATCAAGAGTAATTGCTTCTTCTTGAAGGCCTCCAGAATCAGTTAAAATCATTATAGATTTTGAAATCAATACTAAAAAATCAAGATAACCAATCGGTTTTGTTATGTGAATATGTTCTTCATTTGCTAAGTCATCATAAAGACCAAATTTTTCTAATGTTTTTTTAGTTCTTGGATGAATAGGGAAAACAATATTAAAGTCTTTTAATTCATGTAATGCACTAATAATACTGTGTAATCTTTCTTTGTCATCTACATTTTCTGCTCTATGCATAGTTAATGTAATAATATTATTAAGATTATTAAGCCCTAAATCATCAATAATAGTACTTGTTTTCTTAGCAATCTTAAGATTCCTATAACATGTATCAACTACACTATTACCTGTAATAAATATATCTTTTGGAGAATATCCTTCAAGAATAAGATTAATTGCTGATTCTTCTGTTGGAACAAAATAAAAATAAGAACAGTCATCTGCAGCCATCCTATTAATTTCCTCTGGCATAGATACATCAAAAGATCTAAGACCTGCTTCTACATGACCTACAGGAATATGTAACTTTTGAGCAACAAGTGCACCTGCAAGTACTGCATTTGTATCTCCTTGAACAAGTATAATATCCGGTTTTTCATCTATTAAAACTTCCTCAATACCTTTCATCATAAGACCTGTTTGTTTTCCATGAGAACCAGAACCTACATGAATATTATAATTAGGTTTTGGAAGTTCTAAATCTATAAAAAAGTTTTCACTCATTTCTTTATCATAATGTTGACCAGTATGAATTAAAAGTAATTCATGACCTCTATCTTGAATTTCATCAATTACAGGAGCCATCTTGATTATTTCTGGTCTAGTGCCTAATATAACACCAATTTTCATAATAATCACCCTTTTAAAATTTAATAATATAATATTAAACTTTTAGTTAAATATAATTTATTTTTAATTAATTAATTTTAAAATTAAAATAATAAATCTATTAAAATAATTTTATTCTGAAATTTGAGTTTTGTATAGTTTATTTCTAAAATAAAATAATTATATATAAGATTTAATTGTTTTATAAGATTTAAATAATTTAAAACAAATTTATACCTAAATCAATAATAATAATAATAATATAAAATAAAACTATACCAATATAATATGATTTAAAACAAAACAATATATACAATATAATTTAAAACAAATACTAAAAAATCATTTAATGCTATTTAAAATTAAAAACTATTAAGCATACATTCAACAATAGAATATTTTCTTTGATAATCAACAAGTTTTAAAGCAAGATAACGTTTGAACTTTTCAACTGCATAATCATCATAAGTGAATTTAATATTATCATAAATTGTATCCATTAATATTAAATTTTCAGCTTCAAGTACCTTAATAAGTGCTCTAGGTTCATCTTTTTCTGGATTTAAAAAATGTTCTATTTGATCCATATCCATATTACCTACAGCATATTCTGTAAATACACGCATCATTTTACGAATCATATTCCATAAAAAGCTTTCTCCATAAATATCAACAAATATTGGAGTATATGTTTCATTAAGACTAGAAAAATCTTGATTACTATTAAAATTGTTAGCTTTAGAATTACGAAACATACGTTTATCAGGCTTAATATTAGGAGATGTAATATTGATTTTATCAATTGTTCTTACTGTAGTTTTTTGATATCTTTTAGTGAAGTTTGTAAAATCATGCTTACCTTCAAATACTCTTGCTACTTCATTTAACTTATTAATATCTAAATCATTTCTAAATAAAATATATCTATACCATCTTTGTTTTGCATATCTTGGTTTAAATCCATATCTTACAGGTGCAGTTCCAATAAATTGAACATCATCTGGAAGATAATTATTAATTTTATTTATATAAATTTCTTCTTCAGTCTGAAAACTAATAACATTACCTAAACTATTTACACCTGCATCAGTTCTACCTGCAATACGAAATCTTGCATCTTTAAGATTATTAATATAACCAATTTCAGTTAAAGTATCTATAATTTCACCTTCAACTGTTCTTACATCAGGTTGTCTTTGAAAACCATTAAAATTTGAACCAATATAAGCTACTTTAAATGCTGTCCTTTTCATAATATCACAGAATAGTTTAGTTTATATTTAATTTCTATTTGAAATCATTTATATTTATTATTAATTTAGAATATTAAAAGTAATAAAAAATAAGAGTTTATTATAAAAATCATCTTAAAAGTTTAAAAATAAGATTTTATTATAAAATTATTCTTAAAAAACTTAAAATAAATATAAAAAATAAAATTTTAATATGGAAATCATCTTAAAATCTAATTTAAGATAAAAATTTATTTTTAATTTAAAAATAATATATTTAATTAAATAATTTTAAAAAAATAGACATCTTATAAATTATATAAATAAAAAATCAGATTACTACATAAATAAATATAATAAAGAAAAAATAAACAATAAATAAAAGAGAAATAACAATAAATAACATACCATTCAAAAATAAAACAAAAATCAATAAATAACCTAAACCCAAACAAAAATAAATAACATACTATTCAAAAATAAAGCAAAAAAATAGATAAAAAAACAATATTAAATGACTTATTATTTATTTAAGTCTTCTAATAATATTGTTCTATCAGTTAGTATATTAAGTAATTTAATATCATGACTTACAACTAAAACTCCAATCTTATATTTTCTTGCATACTTTAATAGACTATCCCAAATTTGTACCTGTGTTACAGCATCTAACATAGTTGTAATCTCATCAGCAATTATAAATTTTGTTTCAGGATTTAAAGCTCTTAAAATACTGAATCTTTGCAATTCACCACCAGATAATTCAGAAGGATATCTATTAAACCATTCCCTTTTTATACCAAATTCATCTAAAATTTCTTCTGAAGGATCCCATGACTCTTTTAGAATATTACCCATTGTCCAACGTGGATTCATTATCTTTTCAGGATGTTGATAAATTAATTGAATAGGATTAAAACCTTTTTTAATTTCCATATCATTTAATAAAACTTTACCTTTATAAGAATCCATAAAACCAGTTAGAATCTTACAAAAAGTACTTTTTCCAGAACCACTATCTCCAAATAAACCTAAAACTTCATTATTATTCATAATAAAATTAACATCATTTAAGATTGTCTTTTTCGAATTATATCCAAATGATATATCTTCTGTTTTTAATGTTTCCATAATATAACTTCCAAAAATATTTATAATTCTTTAGTAATAGGATGATAACATCTTACAAAACTTTTTCCTATTTTAGTTAATGGTGGGACTTCTTTTATACATTCAACAGTTTTATATTCACAATTATCTTGATAAGGACAACCTTTAGGAATATTTAAATAAGATGGTTGGTGACCTTTAGTTAATTTAAATCCATTTTCAGGTAATGCATTAAACAATGCTTTTGTATATGGATGTAGAAGATTTTCATCATTAAACATGAAATTTTTAGTTTCTGTAATCTCAATAATATAACCTAAATACAAAATAGCTATCCTATCACTTGTTTTAATAGCTGTATCAATATCATGAGTAATTAAAAGAATACTTGCACCATTATTTTTTAAGTCAATTAAATCATTAATTGTTTCTTTAACTGATTTTTTATCTAAACCTGGAGTAGGTTCATCTGCAATAATAATCCTTGGATTATTTAATAATGCTGTTGAAATTAATACTTTCCTTGCCATTCCCCCAGATAATTGATGAGGATACATATCTCCAACACTTTTATCTAAATTATATTTTTTAAATATTTCTTCTTGTTTTTTTAATTTTTCATTTTTTAAATATTCGTCTTCAACATAACCAATAGCTTGATACTTAACTTTCATCAATGGATTTAAATAATTTACAGATTGAGGAATTAAACTAATTATATCTCCTCTTAATTTTTCTTGTAATTTACTATCTAATTTTTCATCTTTATAATAAATTGAACCTTTAACCTTTGCATTAGGAGGTAATATTCCAAGTATTCCATGAGCAAGTAAACTTTTACCAGAACCACTTGAACCTAATACTGCTAATATTTCATCTTCATATAAATCAAGAGTTAAATCAGATATAACCTTTAATTTTCTCTGTTCAAGACCTTTAAAATATTGAGTAAATCCAATTGAAAGATTATTAATTTTTAATAATTTATTCATTATCTAACCTCTTAAAACATTTATTAAAAACACATAAATCTAAAATAAATTTAAAATTATAAAAGGATTATGTATTAGTAGTTTGAGGATTCAACAATTTATGAACATTTTCACCAATTAAATCAAATAATAATACAATAAATAATAAAGATAAACCTGGATAAAATGCTAACCACCATGCACCAGTACTTAAATATCCCATTGCTTCAGCTAGTATAATACCTATTGCAGGTTCATGTGGAGAAAGTCCAAAACCTAAAAAGGATATACTTGCTTCATGCATTATAGCATGTGGAAACATCAATATTACACCAATTATTATTTGAGAAATTACAAGTGGGAAAATATGTTTTTTAATAATCCACCATTTACTTTTTCCTAATTGTTCAGATAATTTAATAAACTCACTAGTTTTAATTTTTTTAATTTCTGCTCTTAAAACCCT encodes:
- a CDS encoding hydantoinase/oxoprolinase family protein encodes the protein MKIAGFDIGGANTKVAIINFDNGEIENIEIDLSYLPMWSDNDTLQTVLTELIEKICPIDELDGVGISMTAELVDAYETKKDGVLDIANKANDLFDLPLGFVTLDGVVDIDGIIENPLKAAAANWIATAPIAAKISNNCIFVDTGSTTTDIIPVKNGKECAKGRSDMERLGTGELVYTGTLRTNLCSFLYKVPLSKNGKTIEYRVGSELFAETADVYRILDLISEDDYVCGTYDGEGKSKIECARRVARVLCADLDILNKNDIKQLCETIHKTQIKQIAEAIGEVSKRENIDTIVTTGLGKDILDKPAAESLGLNVKSMNEFLTDEECVVAPAVGTAILMEEYLRNNS
- a CDS encoding ATP-grasp domain-containing protein; its protein translation is MEYDLSNVNEDSILVFEYYTATGLDDLCISSEAAALISGLVDDLENEDVYLLLSKKYSYLGKDKNLNLIILDEDKSENALEDFLIDNVNKFNRSIFISSEEDNNLYDITHFLEENNVKLYVSDTESTRICSDKFETFMALQYKCDSLPLTYKVINNPKIYWKKPIEYNLKAINVPGENCEVGPIPDDLEIKNKLIAKPLNGVDCENIKIISSKSDIDELDDLFPEGNGILVQEFVEGEVLSVSLLSDGKKALPISLNKQYVSLKNDVGNYLGGELPYNHPAKDKIFAVAKKAIESIEGLKGFVGVDLIVKEENDDYIPYLIEINSRFTTPYVGLRKVLNINIGQTIIDLIDGKLSIEDIDDLSFKSSVKFIKDNGQLKIETI
- the wecB gene encoding non-hydrolyzing UDP-N-acetylglucosamine 2-epimerase, with amino-acid sequence MKIGVILGTRPEIIKMAPVIDEIQDRGHELLLIHTGQHYDKEMSENFFIDLELPKPNYNIHVGSGSHGKQTGLMMKGIEEVLIDEKPDIILVQGDTNAVLAGALVAQKLHIPVGHVEAGLRSFDVSMPEEINRMAADDCSYFYFVPTEESAINLILEGYSPKDIFITGNSVVDTCYRNLKIAKKTSTIIDDLGLNNLNNIITLTMHRAENVDDKERLHSIISALHELKDFNIVFPIHPRTKKTLEKFGLYDDLANEEHIHITKPIGYLDFLVLISKSIMILTDSGGLQEEAITLDVPALTLRYNTERPETVEAGGNILVGADKDYILKTASKILNDKDFYNKMKNAKNPYGNGNAASQMLDIIEDAYNKDNLKIESPETIYSGFKVEMKQISEDITVKEFEDKYNTLVRVIYKEDKMVFPQENTNIKDSIILFNKYNN
- the truA gene encoding tRNA pseudouridine(38-40) synthase TruA — its product is MKRTAFKVAYIGSNFNGFQRQPDVRTVEGEIIDTLTEIGYINNLKDARFRIAGRTDAGVNSLGNVISFQTEEEIYINKINNYLPDDVQFIGTAPVRYGFKPRYAKQRWYRYILFRNDLDINKLNEVARVFEGKHDFTNFTKRYQKTTVRTIDKINITSPNIKPDKRMFRNSKANNFNSNQDFSSLNETYTPIFVDIYGESFLWNMIRKMMRVFTEYAVGNMDMDQIEHFLNPEKDEPRALIKVLEAENLILMDTIYDNIKFTYDDYAVEKFKRYLALKLVDYQRKYSIVECMLNSF
- a CDS encoding ABC transporter ATP-binding protein, whose amino-acid sequence is METLKTEDISFGYNSKKTILNDVNFIMNNNEVLGLFGDSGSGKSTFCKILTGFMDSYKGKVLLNDMEIKKGFNPIQLIYQHPEKIMNPRWTMGNILKESWDPSEEILDEFGIKREWFNRYPSELSGGELQRFSILRALNPETKFIIADEITTMLDAVTQVQIWDSLLKYARKYKIGVLVVSHDIKLLNILTDRTILLEDLNK
- a CDS encoding ABC transporter ATP-binding protein gives rise to the protein MNKLLKINNLSIGFTQYFKGLEQRKLKVISDLTLDLYEDEILAVLGSSGSGKSLLAHGILGILPPNAKVKGSIYYKDEKLDSKLQEKLRGDIISLIPQSVNYLNPLMKVKYQAIGYVEDEYLKNEKLKKQEEIFKKYNLDKSVGDMYPHQLSGGMARKVLISTALLNNPRIIIADEPTPGLDKKSVKETINDLIDLKNNGASILLITHDIDTAIKTSDRIAILYLGYIIEITETKNFMFNDENLLHPYTKALFNALPENGFKLTKGHQPSYLNIPKGCPYQDNCEYKTVECIKEVPPLTKIGKSFVRCYHPITKEL